ATAAACGTGTGATTTGCTCCTCATTTAGTTCATTAAACCTGCTAACCACTGCAGGGTTCTTTTGGTGAAATCCTGAAAGCAAATTGGCGAGGAACACCAATTGCTGTCAAACGCATTCTTCCATCATTATCCGACGATAGACTGGTTATGTAAGTTTATTCACATAATCACCAAGACTCCCATATTTTGGACACAGTTGCCAGCTTTCTAGTACTCCAGCTGATTGGCTAGGACTAGCCTCTTGCATTTCTATATGGTTAACTAATGTTCTGTTCAAGGTGTGACTGGACACCTTATAACCTTTTGCAGCATGTTTTATCTCATGGAATATTTCCTTACCAGCTACTTTCCTGGTTTGCAGCCAAGATTTTAAGCATGAAGTCAACTTGCTAATAAAGCTGAGGCATCCAAATATTGTACAGTTCCTTGGAGCAGTCACAGAAACCAAGCCTTTGATGCTAGTTACTGAGTTCCTCCGAGGAGTACGCAATCTGTTTTGGAAGTCAACTACCCTGTGATGTGGACTCTATGGCACTCACTAATGTTGTACTAAATGCATTTCCAGGGTGATCTTCATCAATATCTCAAGGAGAAAGGCTCCCTCTCCCCACTTACTGCTGTTAACTTCGCATTGGACATCGCAAGGTATTCTCATCTTTACGTGCTTAGctcttactactccctccgttcctaaatataagtctttttagagatttcaataaggaccacatacggatgtatatagacatattttagagtgtagattcactcattttgctccgtatgtccgCATTGGAATctccaaaaagacttatatttaggaacggaggaagtatatactACATAATCTGGATAAATATGATTGATACTTCTGCAAGATAAACTGTATCCTTCTCTTGGAAAATTAACTGCCTATGCCCTTGAATATATAGTTTTCGACAATCTTATTATGGTTCATATGTTAGATTATTCTAATCTATATAATGCATTTATAGTGTAACCCTGATTCTCTTATGCGCCTCTCGTTAATCTGTAAGATACTCGCTAATCAGAGTTGACTCTTAATTTTGCTGTCAACAAATTCATCCAAGTGATcagtaatactccctccattcacttttgtaattcgtttcagacaactcaaaataggctgttttgtacattgtctgaaatgtcttcaaggccttataaaagtgaacagaggaggTAGTAAGCTGCTGGTACTAGTTATAGTGGCATGGTCTCTTTATATCTATTTGACCTGCAATGTGGGTTTATTACTAACACCACGTCCTTGAACCATCACACAGTATCCTTTCTTATTTTTTGGATCATTCTTTGGAAATAAGTACTTTGCATGATAGGTTCTAGCTTTCCATATGAATAATCACTTGATCTGGTGATCTGTCTTCAATCATAGAAATAAAATGATTCATGTGTTTCTCTTGATTATCTTCTGCAGGGGCATGGCCTATCTTCATAACGAGCCTAATGTTATAATTCATCGGGACTTAAAGCCAAGGTATGATGCCTTTTACCTGTTTTTGCTAATGCGAGCAACTTCATAGCTGGTCTAACCTATTATGTCAATCCCTAGAAATATTCTTTTAGTTAATACTGCTGCCAACCACTTGAAAGTTGGAGATTTCGGTCTTAGCAAGATTATCAAATCTCAGCATGCCAATGATGTATACAAGATGACCGGAGAGACCGGAAGCTGTAAGTCCCCATAAGTTATTTGATTTTTCTTTCCTCtcttatacttatcctcactagtTGGCTTGATAATTGTTCAAAAATACAGATCGGTACATGGCTCCTGAAGTTTTCAAGCACCGGAAATATGacaagaaagttgatattttctcCTTTGCCATGATACTTTATGAGGTAATTTTCCATCTAAACTTAGAATCCAGCAGCGTGTCATATTGTATGATCATGCCTGTTCAAAATGACAGTAAATGTTCCTTTCGATTGTAGATGCTGGAAGGGGATTCACCTTTTTCCAGTTATGAACCTTATGAGGCTGCTAAGTATGTATCAGATGGGCATCGCCCAACTTTCCGTTCAAAAGGACATACCGCTGAGCTGAAAGAGTAAGTGCAAGCTAAACAGTACCCTCTTAATATTCTGCTATTGCCATGTTCATGTAAGTCTTCAGTGTTGTAACATGGTTTTCCTAATTGTAGATTGACTGAGGTATGTTGGGCTGCGGATGTCAATTTGAGACCATCTTTCCTAGAGATACTCAAGAGGCTGGAGAAGATCAAGGAAAGCTTGGCATCCCACGATCACCACTGGCATTTATTCTCACAATAACAATGCATATATTTGTTACGAGCAATTTAAACTACAGGTGTTGTTGTGAATCTGAATTGATTTACTTGGGAAATTGGTGCCGATTGTGTACAGATTAGATGGGTCAAAAAATGTCCACTGAAACGACAAAAACTCTGCTGCTTTTCTTTCTGCTAAAGCTGATATATTCTTGTTTTTCCCATATCATTATTGCTTTTAGCTAATTCTGAAAGCTTGGAGAGTTATTGAGCCCATAGTTCTACAGCATATATCAAATAGATACCCACCCTTTACCATTTATCAGAGGTTTACATTGTTCCTTGAAATTGCTTCAGAAGACCGTAGAGCTCTTATTTGTAAATGTACACTCTGTAGAGAAATACGAACTTTCGACCTTTTTTAATCTGGATAACTGAAAGATGATTTTGAGATTTTGCATAAACCAATTGCGTTCTCATCGTCACTGCCAAAGTAGCCAATTTTTTTGCTTCAACACATGCACGGGCAAGATTGGCACCATCATGAAAATAACACAGTTTTTTTTCTGAGGGGGTGCAGTTTTATTTGAGTAGTTTCCTCTGCATcgttctttgtgtgtgattttcAACGTTGTTTTCTGGATTTTACCTCAAAAAGTTGTTCCTGAGCGTCAGTCATTTTTAAATACCTGTTCTTTTAGGCCTCACCCAGCACCCTAGTCTTCaacagaaaaaaaatctgaaatactccctctgtcccataatataagagcgttttttacactagttatgggacggagggagtaacaaattTCTATGCATAACTTTTCTATCATCACAAAGAAAACATTACTTTCTTTGTAAAGATATGGCTCAAAGGTCTACATGAAGTACCATGACAAGATTGTTGTGACATTGAAATCAGTATTCAACGCAAAAATTGAGCTGGTGATCTTGTAAATAAAGCATGTATGAATGGATCATGTCTTCTTGTGCATTGTTTATTGGCATAAGATAGCCAAATTTTGATTTAACCAGTGCAGTACCAACAAGAACACATTCAAATTCCTGAAATAGCACACAATTCTCACAGGAGTGGCCAACCATGACAGTGTACAAAATGCAACATTTATAATAAAACCAAAACTCAAACATATATTTTGAGAAGAATGACAGAACCTGCAAAGTTGCAACATAGAAGCAACACAACCGGGCTTGAAAATTTTAAACCAATGAATTTATCAAATCAGAATAGTTGGGGCTTTTCTCACAGAGAAACAGGCTCAGAGTTGGCTCACCACTGGTTTTAGTTGGGAGAAATTCACTAAAAATGTAACTCCGAAATGCTGAGTGTTTATCATCTCGAAAACAGCAAGCACATAAGCCTTGAAAAAATTAAACCAACTAATTTATCCAATCAAAATTCAGAGTAGTTGGGGCTTTCTCACAGAAAAACACGCTCCAAGAGTTGCTCACCACAGTACATATTTCACTTCAAATGTTTATCATCTAAAAACGAGCAAGCACACCAGCAGAATTTAAATCCAGTATTCGTGGGGCCTACTCACAGGGAGAAAGATACCCTTCAAACATTAGCAGCATAAAATTTAAATTAAGGATTGGTGGGGCCTTCTCACAGGGAGAAGACACCCTTAAAAAATTAGGGTATGCTGCTTAGTGTGGCGTGCACACGGTATTCTTTAGTAAAAGGCGAAAGAATAGTTCGCTTTGTGCTCACCACGCAGCTGCTTACCTTTCACCGCTCGCACTACGCCCCCTTAGATAGCCGAgctccctcccctctctccctcagctaggcgaggtgggactaaacgaaACGCGGCTGGCTCCGCCTCCTCCACTCCCGTCGCACATGCTTCACCAGCAAAGCCCACAGAACAACAGAAGACAGTATGGGACAACCAGGTGATCAGCCCACTCGAGAGGCAACAATAGCCCAGCCCAACCCAACAGACCAGTCGTCTGacactaaaaaaacaaaaacaggcCCGTCGCCTCACACTTCTGGAAACTCCTTTTTGAGTGCGGCACACACAACAGAATTTGATCCGTTTCTAAAAAAAAACTGAACCTCGCAACACATTCCTTCCTAGGTCGTGTGAGCACTATGTAAAAACGTGTGATCTTTATTCTGCTATATGTCATGAATCCGGGATACAATTTGTATTATTTGGTTGGCAAACTTGCCCACACTCGCTAAAAGGACCACTACTCATAACAGTAGCAACGATATGGCTCTACTCAGCTTTAGAAAAACAAAACGGTGTCGCACTACGTTACATCATATGAAACCATCAACAGAAACATTTCACCCCTGTTCAAGAAAAAAAGAACATTTTACAACTGTATTTGATTGGAGAGAAGCTAGGGCACAGAAAGGCATTTCACAAGTATGATGATCGACGGTTTCTTTCTTACTGATGGTTCGAGTATTCGCTCGGAAACATAGGTTAATAGCTGGCAGAAACAATATACCCTAATTCGCAACGATTTGTTTGTGATCATGGGGGAAACTACAGCAACTTCTTTCTCTCGAAAAAGGTCTTCAGATGCCACAGCTGCAGCCCTGCCACGGATAAGCAGATGCCAAGTGAGAGGAAACTCAGCCACCCCATCCTCGAGTTCGTCTGCCTGTTGATGTTCTGCATTTGCTCCTCCCTGCACGAATGACAGATATAAAAAAACTTGGTTTCAGAATGGCGTCTTAGTTATCATGGAATGAAGTTTTACCAGTGCCTTAAAAATACTAGTAGACGAATGACAGGCAAAAAACTTGATCTGGGAGTTAGCTTCTCTAATTATCATCAAAAGAAGTTTTACCAGAGCTAGAAATAACAGGCAGTATTGTACCTTTCACGTAGATAAAACATTTCCTCGTGAATAGATTTGATGGTATCCTCTAGCTTCTTCAGCTCTAGTTCCATCATCTGCAACAAGTAAGAATACAAATGCATGAACAGCTGATCCTACGACGAAACGATATAGGAGTTATAACAGGTCGTGGAAGATCTATGTATTTTAATAGTAATTGGTGATGTGCAACATGTTATTGGCTGTTCTCTCCAGAGGTATAGGCATGACAAACGAAATGGTGACTTAACAATGTTAATGTGTGTTGTTCATATTAATACCATGCTCACAGAACCAGATATATTTTTGGGGGCTTATTTCATGACTTTATGAGCAGTGTTCAAAAGCTACTATGAACCCCTATTGTGCCTACTGTTTAAGAACCAACGCTAGCTGACACAGTGATACACGTTACCAGCAATGATATGTCGATGTGAAATTATTATATGGACAATGTTGCAGATAAGCTACCAAACACCCAATTTCTGAGATATAAAAGAATCAGCGGGCATTGAGTCTCCTTTCTGCATTCCTTTTCCTTTTTATGTGAAAATATATGCTTATGTTGAAGAGTGATGAAAAATGGCAACATGTCAAAACTAAAGAATATCCAAACTAATCACATATCAAATTCATATATGGCGAGACACCAAAAGCTTGTTTGACATAAAAAACATTTGTTCAGTGAGAATCTGACTCTAAATCACACCTTACATTGTGTGCAAGTGATATTCATAATTCAAGTACAATAACATACAGAACCAAGTAAAGAAAAATGCTTAACAGAACATACAAAAGTCAACGTTGTAACCTAGTTCGTATACATACTCTTGTACAAGTAACAAAGTGAGCAAATCAGAACACATTTTACCACAAGACTAAGAGTTAACTTAATTTAACTAACCACAGCACTATTCAGCATCTTCTCCAAACACACTAATATGCAAGAAATAATTGACTTGCAAGAACCATCTCATATTCTTAAACTCCTTGAATCAAAATTTGAAACAACACTGATGCATACTACAACCAACTCAGGCCTAGAAGGGACTAATGTACCACCTCACAGGCAGACCCCTCGACATAAAGTAGAAAAGCCAGAAGGGAACTGATTCAGGTGCGCTCAGAATGACCACAGTGTCCAGACATACTACAGAAAACCGCATGGCAACCCGAGTGAACAAGCAAACTAAGGAACTCAACTTAAAAGTATATAAATGACTAAATTTAAAAGAGATCATGGTTTCCACACGAGATATTAACAGACGCTGCAAGCCTACCCTGTTCTCTTAAAATTTCAGCATACCCTAGAACTGAATAATTCAAATCAAAGTTACAAAATCTACCAGTCCTAGAGCCATACACACAGAAATTGCTCTCGAACAGACGAACTTGCAAACAACTCTGTCAATGACATGACCCCCGAACAACCCATCATAATAACACAACCACGCGCAAACTCACAATTTATTTCACATCCAAGCACCCACGTGGGTGACAGGTAGAGTCTATAATTCCCTGCTGCTAGGCGCAAGTTGCAAATTCAATAGAATGAATCACTGGCCAAAACTATATTATCTAGAGGGTAATTCAGCCATACCAAACAGCACGATTAGTTAAAATTAGAGAACAAACTGAAGTGAGCAGCCCAAGGGCGAATCGAAGCACTCACATCGACCTTGCCCTTCTTGGCGACGTTGGACCAGTCCTTGGCCGTGACGCCGCTCTTCCAGTCGAACTCGAAGGTGACGGTGACGGGTGGCTTGTGGTCAGGCGCCCAGAAGCAGGCCAGGTAGTCCCCGGCCTCCACCGCCGTGAAGGCGAAGTGCCCCGACTGCACGTTCTCGGAGTAGTGCATGCTGTTCCCGTACGGCGACGTCACCTGCATCGACCCAATCGCACAAATCAGCGAAATCACCGGATCGCCGCGGTTTCCCCCAAACCCAATCGCGGGCCGCACGACGACGATCGATTAATTACTTACCCTGAGGGAGACGCGGTGCGACTCGGGGAGCTGTGCGTCGGGGTAGCTGGGGTCGGGGGCGACCACGCTGTACTTGCCGACGGCCATAGAGTCGACCTTGATCTCGTCGGAGATGCACTTGGTGTGGCCGGACTCGAGGTCGAACCGGAGGGCGCGCGCCGGCGGCGAGGCCGCGAGGAGGACGGCGGCCAGGAGGAGGAGCGTGGAGGGGGGCAGCCGTCTGGGGGCAGGGGATCCGGGGCGCGCCGCGGCCATGGCCGGAGATCGGAGTGGGAGTCGAAGCGCGAGGGAAGGTCTGCGGACGAAGTCACGAGGTGGTGTTGGGCGTTTGGCTGACTGGGATGGGATGGGGGAGGAGGGGAGAGGCTTGTTGAGGTTTGTGACGTCCAAATGACTAAAAGTTGTACTAGTACAATCATAATCTTTTTTTTTAGCTGAGATTTAGTGATCAACTAGAAGGGTTAGACGCGCTTTACCGTGCCGTTGAATTTGTTGGGATTCTTAAATTTTTTTAGACGCTGATATCCACCACATGTGTGGCATACTAGACATTCGCCCACACATCGTATGTGGtgtgagcaggaggcagcccaAACGGGCTGTGTGTGGGCGAACATTAGAATTGCTCATACGTGTGGGcgcagctacttcgtgccacacgcccaacaagtactactcatctccaccccgcgcgtgtggcacgaagcaaaaatgcccacacgtcctggcgcaactacgttaggtacccgcgggatgacgatttagttgccatccgggaTGGCAGATGTAATTATCCGagatggcaaatgtagttgtaaaagcatggcaactctatctgttttggttaactatagttgtcatgtctaatttatggtagttgccgcgtgttatcaaaccgtagttgccgtgtgtgattaactacttgccacatatggtcaaacagcAGTTGCCATATGCGTTTACCTAGTTGCCATATGCGTTTACCTAATTATCCGGGCCTTTCGCAGTGTGATTTTGTGCTATCCGCTAGTCAACTCACATTTATGTGGGGAAATTTTTCCATCAGTGGTTGCGTGTACTGTATTCGTGTTATAGTATCACATGGTGGTGCTTTGTTCTAGGTGATGGGAGTCTGCGAGGGGTTGATATGTTTTTATAGCCTGGTTGctgctgattgatttgaaaaatcattGGTCCGATCAAAATCGTaaatcaaattcaaaattgaataccttaattgGACGAAAGAGCTttaaaattaggaaacataaaaaattaaaataattaaatgagAGAGCcccttgagaaattgttgacctagTCAAAATCGGGTGACCCGATTCTAAATTATAGTCTCAATTAATTGTGAAGATTTAAAAATATAAAGCATAGTGTATTGTATAAAAAAAATTAATGAGAGAGTCTTAAGAAATTGTTGACTCAATTAAAATTGGGTGACCAAATCCCAATTAAAAACCTCAATTAATTGTGTGGCCTCCAATCCTAATGAGCTTACTGATATAGTATATTTCCCTAAAAAACTGAGAATAATTTTCATAGTCTCGAACTATGAGATCATTTCATGCATTAACATTGTTGAATGTTGAGACAACATAAGATTATGAGAGTATAAGTTAGTTGATTGCTTGCCGATTTGATCTTCTCGAGAAGAGTATTGCTTGGATGATTGCCGGTGGGCAAAGTGTCCGCATTTAAAatggcctaatgtgaagcacattagtaccggtttgtaacaaaaccggcactaatgtgtccattagtgccggttcgaacggctaggcgggcggagctaattagtaccggttcgttgcgaacctttagtaccggttcgtggcacgaaccgatactaaagaggATGTGGCACATCGTGGTCCGGCTGGGGCCCCACCagcgcctttagtaccggttcctaccacaaaccggtactaaaggtttgtagttgcagctgttttttagtcccacctcgttcgGCTAAcaggtttttaccaccttaaatatgttacttctcaaactatcacaagcacttggtcttcattgaactctatgtgtagaatttgtggccgcaatatgagtcttcatcggtttctaaaccgttgaggactcatattgacaattcagattgtatgCAAAAaaatcattgatgatcaatgtatttttaatgtatatttttacatgtttacacccTCACTCTGACCTCTCaaactctagacttttttgcgttcagcaggcgccattcaaagccacgtcatcaagtttcaaccctttctgacataatttgctatttttaatgcatttactgatttgttttgagctaaaggccctgaaattgaaaatcactacaaatgaactctgaaaaggttgaaacttggcatggtatcatcatttcacccgcatagcatgtgcaaaaaagtaaagagAGTCATGGCAAAAAtttgatgcactttgtgtacaaactggacaatctctttcgaagtatcagggtttcggacgaaaactcatctgttacaccggcaattcaaaattttaataacttattacaactccggactttttttgcgttcagcagacgccattcaaagccacgtcatcNNNNNNNNNNNNNNNNNNNNNNNNNNNNNNNNNNNNNNNNNNNNNNNNNNNNNNNNNNNNNNNNNNNNNNNNNNNNNNNNNNNNNNNNNNNNNNNNNNNNNNNNNNNNNNNNNNNNNNNNNNNNNNNNNNNNNNNNNNNNNNNNNNNNNNNNNNNNNNNNNNNNNNNNNNNNNNNNNNNNNNNNNNNNNNNNNNNNNNNNNNNNNNNNNNNNNNNNNNNNNNNNNNNNNNNNNNNNNNNNNNNNNNNNNNNNNNNNNNNNNNNNNNNNNNNNNNNNNNNNNNNNNNNNNNNNNNNNNNNNNNNNNNNNNNNNNNNNNNNNNNNNNNNNNNNNNNNNNNNNNNNNNNNNNNNNNNNNNNNNNNNNNNNNNNNNNNNNNNNNNNNNNNNNNNNNNNNNNNNNNNNNNNNNNNNNNNNNNNNNNNNNNNNNNNNNNNNNNNNNNNNNNNNNNNNNNNNNNNNNNNNNNNNNNNNNNNNNNNNNNNNNNNNNNNNNNNNNNNNNNNNNNNNNNNNNNNNNNNNNNNNNNNNNNNNNNNNNNNNNNNNNNNNNNNNNNNNNNNNNNNNNNNNNNNNNNNNNNNNNNNNNNNNNNNNNNNNNNNNNNNNNNNNNNNNNNNNNNNNNNNNNNNNNNNNNNNNNNNNNNNNNNNNNNNNNNNNNNNNNNNNNNNNNNNNNNNNNNNNNNNNNNNNNNNNNNNNNNNNNNNNNNNNNNNNNNNNNNNNNNNNNNNNNNNNNNNNNNNNNNNNNNNNNNNNNNNNNNNNNNNNNNNNNNNNNNNNNNNNNNNNNNNNNNNNNNNNNNNNNNNNNNNNNNNNNNNNNNNNNNNNNNNNNNNNNNNNNNNNNNNNNNNNNNNNNNNNNNNNNNNNNNNNNNNNNNNNNNNNNNNNNNNNNNNNNNNNNNNNNNNNNNNNNNNNNNNNNNNNNNNNNNNNNNNNNNNNNNNNNNNNNNNNNNNNNNNNNNNNNNNNNNNNNNNNNNNNNNNNNNNNNNNNNNNNNNNNNNNNNNNNNNNNNNNNNNNNNNNNNNNNNNNNNNNNNNNNNNNNNNNNNNNNNNNNNNNNNNNNNNNNNNNNNNNNNNNNNNNNNNNNNNNNNNNNNNNNNNNNNNNNNNNNNNNNNNNNNNNNNNNNNNNNNNNNNNNNNNNNNNNNNNNNNNNNNNNNNNNNNNNNNNNNNNNNNNNNNNNNNNNNNNNNNNNNNNNNNNNNNNNNNNNNNNNNNNNNNNNNNNNNNNNNNNNNNNNNNNNNNNNNNNNNNNNNNNNNNNNNNNNNNNNNNNNNNNNNNNNNNNNNNNNNNNNNNNNNNNNNNNNNNNNNNNNNNNNNNNNNNNNNNNNNNNNNNNNNNNNNNNNNNNNNNNNNNNNNNNNNNNNNNNNNNNNNNNNNNNNNNNNNNNNNNNNNNNNNNNNNNNNNNNNNNNNNNNNNNNNNNNNNNNNNNNNNNNNNNNNNNNNNNNNNNNNNNNNNNNNNNNNNNNNNNNNNNNNNNNNNNNNNNNNNNNNNNNNNNNNNNNNNNNNNNNNNNNNNNNNNNNNNNNNNNNNNNNNNNNNNNNNNNNNNNNNNNNNNNNNNNNNNNNNNNNNNNNNNNNNNNNNNNNNNNNNNNNNNNNNNNNNNNNNNNNNNNNNNNNNNNNNNNNNNNNNNNNNNNNNNNNNNNNNNNNNNNNNNNNNNNNNNNNNNNNNNNNNNNNNNNNNNNNNNNNNNNNNNNNNctttcgaagtatcagggtttcggacgaaaacccatccgttacaccggcaattcaaaattttaataacttattacaactacggactttttttgcgttcagcaggcgccattcaaagccacgtcatcaagtttcaaccctttctgacacaatttgctatttttaatgcatttactgatttgttttgagctaaatggccctggaattaaaaagcattacaaatgaactctgaaaaggttgaaacttggcatggtatcatcatttcacccgcatagcatgtgcaaaaaagtagagagggtcacgacaaaaacttgatgcacttcgtgtacaaactggacaatctctttcgaaataaatagaagaaaataaataaagcagaaaagaaaaaaatatataaaaaactactcagaaataaatagaagaaaataaataaagcagaaaagaaaaaaactatataaaaaatttactccgaaataaatagaagaaaataaataatgtagaaaagaaaaaactatataaaaaatcaTTGGGGCACtgccagtgggcctgccagacctcggGTGTGGaaattcaggcccagaagggccagcaggctcacagggcagcgcgccatagttaggcccagaagcctgcattatagaggagttcgaaggagcaaccacggctgggtttataaaccagtgcagctgcccttcgcccggcgacgtgggactaaactttgcgcccctcgcctggcagcgcaccccctttagtaccgggtggtggctccaactggtactaaagggggggcctttagtaccggttggagccaccacccggtactaaagggggtgcgcttcccgccgcttggcctggccaaaacaggcctttagtaccggttggtggctccaaccggtactaaaggtcaatccTATATAAGaaacatgtaagtgcatctagtgccccttagtgattttggtgtattgaagacttataggttaagggactaatgtgtttatgagtgtacacaggtctataagtctatgaggagtttgatatttacagagaaagtcggcccctaaaaatgaagttcttcgactgaagactttgaatttctgaagactttctgaagactttgaaagtgaagaaattggtgtgaccttgaagacttggtattcatttgaggaacatgaagcgtgaagacttttgttttttgtagtttcattttctctttcttgagtcataggaaacaccgtattgttaaagggggtcaaggaaatactaaggaaaaatgtccaagtgatgctcaactcaaaatccaacacctaccaatcccttcgagtgaagccattggaaatctcatacagttcagtcaatttcttcagtgacagagacgaagttcttctggtcgctgaggaatttattctgactgaggagttaggaattcgccagtgcggattgcctacacagtgaggaacatgatagccctgaggaatttgatactcaaatttccgaccgttgttgtgctatgcgccagctgtcccagaatatctacccacctaacgatcatatcattgaa
This region of Triticum aestivum cultivar Chinese Spring chromosome 2D, IWGSC CS RefSeq v2.1, whole genome shotgun sequence genomic DNA includes:
- the LOC123051981 gene encoding transmembrane emp24 domain-containing protein p24delta9; amino-acid sequence: MAAARPGSPAPRRLPPSTLLLLAAVLLAASPPARALRFDLESGHTKCISDEIKVDSMAVGKYSVVAPDPSYPDAQLPESHRVSLRVTSPYGNSMHYSENVQSGHFAFTAVEAGDYLACFWAPDHKPPVTVTFEFDWKSGVTAKDWSNVAKKGKVDMMELELKKLEDTIKSIHEEMFYLREREEQMQNINRQTNSRMGWLSFLSLGICLSVAGLQLWHLKTFFERKKLL
- the LOC123051979 gene encoding integrin-linked protein kinase 1, which codes for MSGAEEEAAHAAGRGGGSGGGGGGGAGGSSGSGGEGHPRRRFDDKSLVARTSLILWHTHQNDAAAVRKLLDEDGTLVSARDYDSRTPLHVAALHGWQDVAECLLAKGADVNALDRWQNTPLADAEGAKRHAMIELLKKHGGLTFGKTGSHFEAKSIPPPLTNKADWEINPLELDFTKAVMIGKGSFGEILKANWRGTPIAVKRILPSLSDDRLVIQDFKHEVNLLIKLRHPNIVQFLGAVTETKPLMLVTEFLRGGDLHQYLKEKGSLSPLTAVNFALDIARGMAYLHNEPNVIIHRDLKPRNILLVNTAANHLKVGDFGLSKIIKSQHANDVYKMTGETGSYRYMAPEVFKHRKYDKKVDIFSFAMILYEMLEGDSPFSSYEPYEAAKYVSDGHRPTFRSKGHTAELKELTEVCWAADVNLRPSFLEILKRLEKIKESLASHDHHWHLFSQ